The following are encoded together in the Streptomyces sp. NBC_01717 genome:
- a CDS encoding YybH family protein: MPEHTAPLAEFMRTYEQATNSHDITQLVPLIAPGAVYWFSDGSHRGREAILSAIANTFATIRDEIYQIDDLEWIAHSDDHAICRYRFTWTGTINGQPRSGRGRGTNVLVNNAGTWQMLHEHLSA, translated from the coding sequence ATGCCCGAACACACTGCCCCGCTCGCCGAGTTCATGCGCACCTATGAGCAGGCCACCAACAGCCACGACATCACCCAGCTCGTCCCGCTGATCGCTCCCGGAGCCGTCTACTGGTTCTCCGACGGATCGCATCGCGGCCGCGAAGCCATCCTCTCCGCCATCGCCAACACGTTCGCAACCATCCGCGACGAGATCTACCAGATCGACGACCTGGAGTGGATCGCCCACAGCGATGACCACGCGATATGCCGCTACCGGTTCACCTGGACCGGAACCATCAACGGCCAGCCGCGATCGGGAAGAGGCCGCGGCACCAACGTGCTCGTCAACAACGCCGGAACCTGGCAGATGCTCCACGAACACCTCAGCGCATAA
- a CDS encoding GAP family protein translates to MGEVLGDVLGFAAAVAVSPLPIIAIILILATPQGRLNGVLFTVGWIAGLSALGAVMLAIASPAGGSSHNHPATWVGALKLALGLFLVLFGARQWHRRPKDPSQAKLPKWMSAIDRLTPIKVFALGLALAALNAKNAPLTIAAGAAIGSAGLPVGQQIASMAIFVLIATLGLLAPLGVFLLGGERAKTTLGNWKNWAAQHNVAVMAVLFFVLGLKLLGDGISILTS, encoded by the coding sequence ATGGGCGAAGTTCTCGGTGACGTCCTGGGTTTCGCCGCCGCCGTCGCGGTCAGCCCGCTCCCGATCATCGCCATCATCCTCATACTCGCCACGCCTCAGGGACGCCTTAACGGAGTCCTCTTCACCGTCGGCTGGATTGCGGGACTCTCGGCACTGGGCGCGGTGATGCTGGCGATCGCTTCCCCCGCAGGCGGCTCCTCCCACAATCACCCGGCCACCTGGGTGGGAGCCCTCAAGCTCGCCCTGGGCCTGTTCCTCGTCCTCTTCGGCGCCCGGCAATGGCACCGACGCCCGAAGGATCCCTCACAAGCCAAGCTGCCGAAGTGGATGAGCGCGATCGATCGCCTCACGCCGATCAAGGTCTTCGCACTCGGACTGGCCCTGGCCGCGCTCAACGCCAAGAACGCCCCGCTGACCATCGCCGCAGGCGCCGCGATCGGCTCAGCCGGACTGCCGGTCGGGCAGCAGATCGCATCGATGGCAATCTTCGTCCTGATCGCCACCCTCGGCCTTCTGGCCCCACTGGGAGTTTTCCTACTCGGCGGAGAGCGAGCCAAAACCACGCTCGGCAATTGGAAAAACTGGGCAGCCCAGCACAACGTCGCCGTGATGGCCGTCCTGTTCTTCGTCCTCGGATTGAAACTGCTCGGAGACGGCATCTCCATCCTCACCTCCTGA
- a CDS encoding aldehyde dehydrogenase family protein — MNSSILDTSALDRALSELRQNAVSWAETPLAERIGLLERLMPRIFDGAAELAAAGARAKGYAPDSPWAAEDWAGGPWVLAQIVGARLHVLRRIATGQDPLPARAVHEEGGRTWVDVFPATGWDRVLLNGFSARVRMLPGTIAEQVRDRAGQCRGRAESAGVALVLGAGNVAALTAVDILHKLYGEGQVVVAKMNPVNAYLRPHFERIFIEFIERGWVRFIDGGAAEGAYLTTHDGVDTIHVTGSDRTHDAIVWGTDEQADQRRRDDRPLIAKPFTSELGGVSPCIVTPGPWSAADFRFQAEHIVTSKMNNSGHNCIASQILVLPREWDGTERLLEEIRQVLRELPPRTDYYPGAEQRLAAVLKAHPEAESHGDGCRLLIPDIADHDDSLLTGEVFASALGVVRLPGDTPAEFLSHAVDFANGTLPGTLGATLIVHPRTEKNHRAVVQRAIAELRYGTLGVNCWSAVNLLLGYTPWGAYPGHTRQDIGSGIGFVNNAFMLEDIEKTVVRAPFAPAPRGLFTGSPSLSPRPPYFVTNRTGRTTLERVTRFTTAPGLAQLPAIFASALRG, encoded by the coding sequence GTGAACAGCAGCATCCTCGACACCTCTGCCCTCGACCGAGCCCTGAGCGAACTGCGCCAGAACGCCGTGTCCTGGGCCGAGACACCGCTCGCCGAGCGGATCGGCCTGCTGGAGCGGCTCATGCCGCGGATATTCGACGGCGCGGCCGAACTGGCCGCGGCCGGTGCCCGCGCCAAGGGGTACGCTCCCGACTCCCCGTGGGCCGCCGAGGACTGGGCGGGTGGCCCCTGGGTGCTGGCCCAGATCGTCGGCGCCCGCCTGCACGTACTGCGCCGGATAGCCACCGGCCAGGATCCGCTGCCCGCCCGCGCGGTGCACGAGGAGGGCGGCCGCACCTGGGTGGACGTCTTCCCCGCCACCGGCTGGGACCGCGTCCTGCTGAACGGGTTCTCGGCCCGGGTGCGGATGCTGCCCGGCACCATCGCCGAGCAGGTGCGGGACCGGGCCGGGCAGTGCCGCGGCCGTGCCGAGTCCGCCGGTGTGGCGCTCGTCCTGGGCGCGGGCAATGTCGCCGCGCTGACCGCGGTCGACATCCTGCACAAGCTGTACGGCGAGGGCCAGGTCGTCGTCGCCAAGATGAACCCGGTCAACGCCTATCTGCGTCCGCACTTCGAGCGGATCTTCATCGAGTTCATCGAGCGCGGCTGGGTGCGCTTCATCGACGGCGGTGCCGCCGAAGGTGCGTACCTCACGACCCACGACGGCGTGGACACCATCCATGTGACCGGCAGCGACCGCACCCACGACGCCATCGTCTGGGGCACCGACGAGCAGGCCGACCAGCGCCGACGCGACGACCGGCCGCTGATCGCCAAGCCGTTCACCAGCGAGCTGGGCGGGGTCAGCCCCTGCATCGTGACCCCCGGCCCCTGGAGCGCGGCGGACTTCCGCTTCCAGGCCGAACACATCGTCACCAGCAAGATGAACAACTCCGGCCACAACTGCATCGCCAGCCAGATCCTCGTCCTGCCCCGGGAGTGGGACGGCACCGAACGGCTGCTGGAGGAGATCCGGCAGGTGCTGCGCGAACTGCCGCCGCGCACCGACTACTATCCCGGCGCCGAGCAGCGGCTGGCCGCGGTCCTCAAGGCCCACCCGGAGGCCGAGAGCCACGGCGACGGCTGCCGACTCCTGATACCGGACATCGCCGACCACGACGACTCGCTGCTCACCGGAGAGGTCTTCGCCAGCGCCCTGGGCGTGGTACGCCTCCCCGGCGACACCCCGGCCGAATTCCTGAGCCACGCCGTCGACTTCGCCAACGGCACCCTGCCCGGCACACTCGGTGCGACCCTCATCGTCCACCCGAGGACCGAGAAGAACCACCGTGCGGTGGTGCAGCGGGCAATCGCGGAACTGCGTTACGGAACCCTCGGCGTCAACTGCTGGTCCGCCGTCAACCTCCTGCTCGGATACACCCCCTGGGGTGCCTACCCCGGTCACACCCGGCAGGACATCGGCAGCGGCATCGGATTCGTCAACAACGCCTTCATGCTGGAGGACATCGAAAAGACCGTGGTGCGCGCCCCCTTCGCCCCCGCGCCACGCGGCCTGTTCACCGGATCGCCGTCGCTGTCCCCCCGCCCGCCGTACTTCGTCACCAACCGCACCGGCCGCACCACCCTCGAACGCGTCACCCGCTTCACCACCGCCCCCGGCCTCGCCCAACTGCCGGCCATCTTCGCCTCCGCGCTCCGCGGCTGA
- a CDS encoding TetR/AcrR family transcriptional regulator — MPQGKVSSRERMVNSAVKLLATRGAAGITIDGVLADSGAPRGSVYHHFPGGREELITAAARAAGERMSAFLQQDDGPVHPRKALAHLAEFWRSLLTASDYGSGCPIVALTVGGGDQVPAAAEIARKVFTGWHEQYRDLLAAHGVPQERAAALATLTVASIEGAVILARAQRSTAPLDEVIAELTALV, encoded by the coding sequence ATGCCCCAGGGCAAGGTCAGTAGTCGGGAGCGGATGGTCAACAGCGCGGTCAAGCTGTTGGCCACCCGCGGTGCGGCTGGCATCACGATCGACGGCGTGCTCGCCGACAGCGGGGCGCCGCGCGGGTCGGTCTACCACCACTTCCCGGGCGGCCGGGAGGAGCTGATCACTGCCGCGGCCCGCGCTGCTGGTGAGCGCATGTCCGCGTTCCTCCAGCAGGACGACGGTCCGGTGCACCCGCGGAAGGCGCTCGCGCACTTGGCCGAGTTCTGGCGGTCGCTGCTGACCGCCAGCGACTACGGCTCGGGCTGCCCGATCGTCGCGCTGACCGTCGGTGGCGGCGACCAGGTCCCCGCCGCCGCCGAGATCGCTCGCAAGGTGTTCACCGGCTGGCACGAGCAGTACCGCGACCTGCTGGCCGCGCACGGGGTCCCGCAGGAGCGAGCGGCCGCGCTGGCCACGCTCACCGTCGCCTCCATCGAGGGCGCGGTCATCCTGGCCCGCGCGCAGCGCAGCACCGCGCCGCTGGACGAGGTCATCGCCGAGCTGACGGCGCTGGTCTGA
- a CDS encoding endonuclease domain-containing protein: MSERVMPGRTDGLITLVAADALWVDLTAASAVPTASGAFTCSPARARVGYVLLGSHVVATVRASGDQWSVPEVEVRRAAAELNAVGMDRQDLVRIGPFRRAPRQECNKETPLRWRQRITGELQDLGGPERAARREVGRPYHLAGIDWRQILVEQTRDGTQRTWWLPRAAVRLLDAAEHAETQWVQATRTHQASATVTQPPSHPRQARDTGRRQTTSPDGPTTSLRPYNKELEGQLYSVLSRKPATSRKVAGWACAVCRTAPATVLDHCHEHGYVRAPVCHSCNTQERPDHLYSNDIRVANRYTRLFHTDTHDWLRHWHRCPGCRARTTLPLPHLAAWTAHIACRSLRPTHRAPRGRKPCGVLHVSWTGSQNAPRSCLLTVAVDFCPSGEHRVLTRVPYREAAERFRTWLAETAPAVAAAAGPDRLDDLPAQFRPVIADTSGKDLELF, encoded by the coding sequence ATGTCAGAGCGTGTCATGCCCGGTCGCACGGACGGCCTGATCACCCTGGTTGCCGCGGACGCTCTGTGGGTCGATTTGACGGCCGCCAGTGCTGTGCCGACGGCTTCTGGGGCATTCACCTGCTCGCCTGCCCGTGCCCGGGTGGGGTACGTCCTGCTCGGCAGCCATGTGGTGGCGACGGTGAGGGCCAGCGGCGATCAGTGGAGTGTTCCGGAGGTTGAGGTGCGCCGAGCGGCCGCGGAACTGAACGCGGTGGGGATGGATCGGCAGGACCTGGTCCGCATCGGTCCGTTTCGTAGGGCACCGAGGCAGGAATGCAACAAGGAAACGCCGCTGCGTTGGCGCCAGCGCATCACAGGGGAACTGCAGGATCTGGGCGGCCCCGAGCGGGCAGCACGACGTGAAGTCGGCCGGCCGTACCATCTGGCAGGGATCGACTGGCGACAGATACTCGTGGAGCAGACCCGCGACGGGACGCAGCGCACGTGGTGGCTGCCGCGCGCTGCGGTCAGGCTGCTGGACGCGGCCGAGCACGCCGAAACGCAGTGGGTGCAAGCCACGCGGACCCACCAGGCAAGCGCAACCGTCACCCAGCCGCCCTCCCACCCCCGGCAGGCCCGAGACACCGGCCGTCGGCAGACGACGAGCCCCGACGGCCCCACCACCTCACTGCGCCCGTACAACAAAGAGCTGGAAGGCCAGCTGTACTCGGTGCTCAGCAGGAAGCCCGCTACCTCCCGCAAGGTGGCCGGGTGGGCGTGCGCCGTCTGCCGCACCGCGCCCGCCACCGTGCTCGACCACTGCCACGAACACGGCTACGTCCGCGCCCCCGTCTGCCATTCCTGCAACACACAAGAACGCCCCGACCACCTGTACAGCAACGACATCCGCGTAGCGAACCGCTACACACGCCTCTTCCACACCGACACCCACGACTGGCTCCGCCACTGGCACCGCTGCCCCGGCTGCCGCGCACGCACCACCCTGCCCCTGCCGCACCTCGCCGCATGGACCGCCCACATAGCCTGCCGATCGCTGCGCCCCACCCACCGCGCCCCCCGCGGGCGCAAGCCCTGCGGTGTCCTGCACGTGTCCTGGACGGGCAGTCAGAACGCGCCCCGTTCCTGCCTGCTCACGGTCGCCGTCGACTTCTGCCCCTCCGGCGAGCACCGTGTCCTAACAAGAGTCCCCTACCGCGAAGCCGCCGAGCGGTTTCGCACCTGGTTGGCCGAGACGGCCCCTGCCGTGGCCGCCGCGGCCGGTCCTGACCGCCTGGACGACCTCCCCGCCCAGTTCCGGCCAGTCATCGCGGACACCAGCGGCAAGGACCTAGAACTGTTTTGA
- a CDS encoding SpoIIE family protein phosphatase, translated as MDSGFDAAILHALFTQPSIGLHVLDPELRIVRFNFAAPGVQGLDLSDAVGHTWRELGFGADDVETMLRTVLETGEAVTNFRYRGRLAVWGGVEKVLSVSAFRLQDAEGGTLGVAGTVVDITERDRAEQRLQLLYRAGERIGSSLDVFRTAQELADVAVADPADLADLVTVGVLDSVLHGEAPRPGPLIDPVTVRQAGVRAVEAITVPAMFEIGNVRVIPRGTPYAQALSDLRPRLVRQLKADDPWLVRHPAHAESARKAGVHSLIAVPLVARGVVLGMASFYRGPGSLPFDDADLGVATDVVARAAVCVDNARRYTRERTIARLTQRTLVPDRLPSQTAAETTFTFLPVASSGVWYDVIPLSGARIALVAGDVSGHGLHTVTTMGRLRTAVRALAAMDLQADELLEHLHALTEQLAREHPPVENSDESELTATCLFVIYDPVTRTCTLSRAGHPAPVLALPDGSIHVIDVPAGPNLGRGVASYRSTSVDLPEGSILTLHNAELLQDTDQDQLPAFQNAFSTPTGLTGHLQDMCDALMTSLLPDNPTDDALLLLARTHSLGPDQVASWTLPNDLESAAEARRLVTGQLTDWNLDDLNFSTELIASELVTNAVRYSTGPTELRLINNRALICEVSDTSNAAPQLRHAEDDDEGGRGLYLVAQLAQHWGTRRTGRGKTIWTEQALP; from the coding sequence ATGGACTCTGGCTTCGATGCGGCGATTCTGCACGCGCTGTTCACTCAGCCATCCATCGGCCTGCATGTACTGGATCCGGAGCTGCGGATCGTGCGCTTCAACTTTGCCGCGCCCGGTGTCCAAGGCCTCGACCTGAGTGACGCGGTCGGCCATACCTGGCGCGAGCTGGGATTTGGTGCGGACGATGTGGAGACCATGCTGCGCACGGTGCTGGAGACGGGCGAGGCGGTGACCAATTTCCGGTACCGGGGCCGTCTGGCCGTCTGGGGCGGTGTGGAGAAGGTGTTGTCGGTCTCGGCATTCCGTCTTCAGGACGCCGAGGGGGGCACGCTGGGGGTGGCCGGCACGGTGGTGGATATCACCGAGCGGGATCGCGCTGAGCAGCGCCTTCAGTTGCTGTACCGGGCCGGTGAGCGGATCGGGAGCAGCCTGGATGTGTTCCGTACGGCGCAGGAACTCGCCGATGTCGCCGTGGCCGACCCGGCCGACCTGGCCGACCTGGTGACGGTCGGTGTCCTCGATTCCGTGCTGCACGGCGAGGCGCCGCGCCCGGGACCGTTGATCGACCCGGTCACCGTGCGCCAGGCAGGCGTCCGAGCAGTGGAGGCGATCACGGTTCCGGCCATGTTCGAGATCGGGAATGTCAGGGTGATTCCCCGGGGCACCCCGTATGCGCAGGCCCTCAGCGACCTGCGGCCCCGGCTCGTCCGTCAGCTGAAGGCCGACGATCCGTGGCTGGTCCGCCATCCCGCGCATGCCGAGAGCGCGCGTAAGGCGGGCGTACACTCGCTGATCGCCGTCCCGCTGGTCGCGCGCGGCGTGGTGCTCGGCATGGCGAGCTTCTACCGCGGCCCCGGATCACTGCCCTTCGACGACGCCGACCTCGGCGTCGCCACCGATGTGGTGGCCCGGGCCGCGGTGTGCGTCGACAACGCCCGCCGCTACACCCGTGAGCGCACGATCGCCCGCCTCACCCAGCGCACCCTGGTGCCCGACCGGCTGCCCTCGCAGACCGCCGCGGAGACCACGTTCACCTTCCTGCCGGTGGCCTCCAGCGGCGTCTGGTACGACGTCATCCCACTCTCCGGTGCACGCATCGCGCTCGTCGCGGGCGACGTGTCCGGCCACGGCCTGCACACCGTAACCACGATGGGCCGGCTGCGCACGGCAGTCCGCGCCCTGGCCGCGATGGACCTGCAGGCCGACGAACTCCTCGAACACCTCCACGCCCTGACCGAGCAGCTCGCCCGTGAGCACCCGCCTGTCGAGAACTCCGACGAGTCGGAGCTGACGGCGACCTGCCTCTTTGTGATCTACGACCCGGTCACGCGCACCTGCACCCTGTCCCGGGCGGGACATCCTGCACCCGTCCTGGCCCTGCCCGACGGCAGCATCCACGTCATCGACGTCCCAGCGGGGCCGAACCTGGGACGCGGCGTGGCCTCCTACCGGTCCACCAGCGTGGACCTGCCCGAGGGCAGCATCCTCACCCTCCACAACGCGGAACTCCTGCAGGACACCGATCAAGACCAGCTTCCCGCCTTCCAGAACGCCTTCAGCACACCCACGGGCCTGACCGGCCACCTGCAGGACATGTGCGACGCCCTGATGACCTCACTGCTCCCCGACAACCCCACCGACGACGCCCTGCTCCTGCTGGCCCGCACCCACTCACTCGGCCCGGACCAAGTGGCCTCCTGGACGCTGCCCAACGACCTCGAGAGCGCCGCCGAAGCCCGCCGCCTGGTCACCGGCCAGCTCACCGACTGGAACCTCGACGACCTCAATTTCAGCACCGAACTGATCGCCAGCGAACTGGTGACCAACGCCGTCCGCTACTCCACGGGGCCGACAGAACTCCGGCTGATCAACAACCGTGCGCTGATCTGCGAAGTCTCCGACACCAGCAACGCCGCCCCCCAGCTGCGACACGCGGAGGACGACGACGAAGGCGGTCGCGGCCTGTACCTGGTCGCGCAACTGGCCCAGCACTGGGGTACCCGCCGCACCGGACGCGGCAAGACCATCTGGACTGAGCAAGCCCTGCCTTGA
- a CDS encoding IS5 family transposase (programmed frameshift) — protein MGRGDLTNAEWDRLESFLPRGGARGGRWSDHRRVINGVLYRVRTGVQWRDLPERFGPWETVYKRHRRWSADGTWKMLLSRIQAAEDAAGGIDWDVSVDSTAVRAHQHAAGARKASAAAVPEKGAGRGTNQVDPVLPETGRPAGGGGQIGECLGRSRGGFTTKIHLVAEGRCRPLAFVLTPGHYGDGPQLERVLEQVSVPRTGVGRPRTRPDHVLADKAYTSRKNRRYLRRRGIRHTIPERLDQQRHRQNRGSRGGRPTGFDSERYKKRNTVERAINRLKGFRAVATRYEKRAYIYLGTVTLAAIMIWLRT, from the exons ATGGGCCGTGGGGATCTGACGAATGCGGAGTGGGATCGGCTGGAGTCGTTCTTACCTCGTGGTGGTGCGCGTGGGGGTCGGTGGAGCGATCATCGGCGGGTGATCAACGGGGTTCTCTACAGGGTGCGGACGGGTGTGCAGTGGCGGGATCTGCCGGAGCGGTTCGGGCCGTGGGAAACGGTCTATAAGCGGCATCGTCGCTGGTCAGCTGATGGAACCTGGAAGATGCTGCTGTCTCGCATCCAGGCTGCCGAGGACGCCGCGGGCGGGATCGACTGGGATGTGTCGGTGGACTCGACGGCGGTGCGGGCCCACCAGCACGCCGCCGGCGCGAGGAAAGCGTCGGCGGCCGCGGTCCCTGAAAAGGGGGCCGGCCGGGGGACGAACCAGGTCGATCCGGTGCTGC CGGAGACTGGCCGTCCGGCTGGAGGAGGTGGTCAGATCGGCGAGTGTCTGGGACGTTCCCGCGGCGGCTTCACCACCAAGATCCACCTCGTCGCCGAGGGACGATGCCGCCCCCTCGCTTTCGTCCTGACGCCCGGACACTACGGTGACGGCCCGCAGCTCGAGCGTGTGTTGGAGCAGGTCTCCGTGCCCCGCACCGGAGTCGGACGGCCCCGCACGCGACCCGACCATGTCTTGGCGGACAAGGCCTACACGTCCCGGAAGAACCGCCGTTACCTACGACGACGCGGAATCCGGCACACCATCCCCGAACGTCTCGACCAGCAAAGACACCGGCAGAACCGAGGTTCTCGAGGCGGCCGGCCCACCGGGTTCGACAGCGAGCGCTACAAGAAACGCAACACCGTCGAACGCGCCATCAACCGACTCAAAGGCTTCCGCGCCGTCGCCACCCGCTACGAGAAACGCGCCTACATCTACCTCGGAACCGTCACCCTCGCAGCCATCATGATCTGGCTCCGAACATGA
- a CDS encoding excalibur calcium-binding domain-containing protein translates to MRAQLLRACSIRSKFSGRPRTGRAVCTGSAATIANGSQSDGTVTYTPRTEFRGEDEIRYSLKLKGKPEVVEGTYTITVDLSPGGRYHEQREQFANCAEARAAGAAPVREGEPGYGPHLDRDGDGIGCDWG, encoded by the coding sequence GTGCGTGCTCAGCTCTTGAGGGCTTGCTCGATACGCTCGAAGTTCTCAGGAAGGCCAAGGACTGGGAGGGCGGTGTGTACGGGATCGGCCGCGACGATTGCGAATGGTAGCCAGAGCGACGGCACGGTCACGTACACGCCTCGGACAGAGTTCCGGGGCGAGGACGAGATCCGGTACTCGCTGAAGCTGAAAGGGAAGCCCGAGGTCGTTGAAGGCACGTACACCATCACGGTCGATCTGAGTCCTGGCGGCAGATACCACGAGCAGAGAGAGCAGTTCGCGAACTGCGCCGAGGCGCGGGCGGCCGGTGCCGCCCCGGTGCGTGAGGGAGAGCCTGGCTACGGCCCGCACCTGGACCGCGATGGAGACGGGATTGGGTGCGACTGGGGGTGA
- a CDS encoding transposase: MIPFYVVDNGIKWRAMPADFPPWDRVYAFLRRWRERGLIAELHDRLRGKVREYASGCPPRPSSQAGTGNASRTSPHSASAMSVPYARTRSG, encoded by the coding sequence ATGATTCCGTTCTACGTCGTCGACAACGGCATCAAGTGGCGGGCGATGCCGGCCGACTTCCCGCCCTGGGACCGGGTCTACGCCTTTCTGCGCCGCTGGCGCGAGCGCGGGCTCATCGCCGAACTCCACGACCGTCTCCGCGGCAAGGTCAGAGAGTACGCCTCGGGCTGCCCGCCCCGGCCCTCCAGCCAGGCCGGGACTGGCAACGCGTCCCGGACCTCGCCCCACTCGGCGTCCGCCATGTCCGTGCCGTACGCCCGAACCCGGTCCGGATGA
- a CDS encoding long-chain-fatty-acid--CoA ligase yields the protein MNLNDFLARAADEHGDRRAVELGDHGLTYTELDVLSGRVAAFLAARGVVPGDRVGLILPNLIEFPVLYYGILRAGAAVVPMNSLLKEREIAHQVRDSGMALLLAWADVATEAEAGAKTTGTPVVPIVPGGLAELLAGHPHPAPVVPREDADLAVILYTSGTTGMPKGAMLTHANMARNAEISARTLLRLTPDDVMMGCLPLFHAFGQSCAMNAAVCGGARLTLLPRFDAAQALHTVEQRQVTVFEGVPTMYGAVLAEYQRGTEKYDTSSLRLCVSGAASLPVELLHSFENAFGCAILEGFGMSETSPVVSFNHPDRPRKPGSVGTPIEGVEMCLLDPDTETGVGELCVRGHNIMAGYWGRPEATAETIVDGWLRSGDLATVDEDGYYFIVDRKKDLIIRGGYNVYPREIEEVLYEHPAVAEAAVIGIPHPTLGEEVASAVALRPGAEASAEELRDFVRDRVAGYKYPRWVWLVDALPKGPTGKILKRQIAAPEAR from the coding sequence ATGAACCTCAACGACTTCCTCGCGCGCGCCGCCGACGAGCACGGCGACCGCCGCGCGGTCGAACTCGGCGACCACGGGCTCACCTACACCGAGCTCGACGTACTTTCGGGCCGGGTCGCCGCGTTCCTCGCCGCCCGCGGCGTCGTCCCCGGGGACCGGGTGGGCCTGATCCTGCCGAACCTCATCGAGTTTCCCGTCCTCTACTACGGCATCCTGCGCGCCGGCGCCGCCGTGGTGCCGATGAACTCCCTGCTCAAGGAGCGCGAGATCGCGCACCAGGTGCGCGACTCCGGGATGGCGCTGCTGCTCGCCTGGGCGGACGTGGCGACCGAGGCCGAGGCCGGCGCCAAGACCACCGGGACGCCGGTGGTGCCGATCGTGCCCGGTGGCCTCGCGGAGCTGCTGGCCGGGCACCCGCACCCGGCGCCGGTCGTGCCCCGGGAGGACGCGGACCTGGCCGTCATCCTCTACACCTCCGGCACCACCGGCATGCCCAAGGGCGCCATGCTCACCCACGCCAACATGGCGCGCAACGCCGAGATCAGCGCACGTACCCTGCTGCGGCTCACCCCCGACGACGTCATGATGGGCTGTCTGCCGCTGTTCCACGCCTTCGGGCAGTCGTGCGCCATGAACGCCGCGGTCTGCGGCGGCGCCCGGCTCACCCTGCTTCCGCGCTTCGACGCAGCCCAGGCCCTGCACACCGTCGAGCAGCGGCAGGTCACCGTCTTCGAAGGCGTGCCGACTATGTACGGCGCCGTGCTCGCCGAGTACCAGCGCGGTACGGAGAAGTACGACACATCGTCACTGCGCCTGTGCGTCTCCGGCGCGGCCTCCCTTCCCGTCGAGCTCCTGCACAGCTTCGAGAACGCCTTCGGATGCGCGATCCTGGAGGGCTTCGGCATGTCCGAGACCTCCCCGGTCGTCTCCTTCAACCACCCCGACCGGCCCCGCAAGCCCGGCTCCGTCGGCACCCCCATCGAGGGCGTCGAGATGTGCCTCCTCGACCCCGACACCGAGACCGGCGTCGGCGAACTGTGCGTGCGCGGCCACAACATCATGGCCGGCTACTGGGGACGCCCCGAGGCGACCGCCGAGACCATCGTGGACGGCTGGCTGCGCTCCGGCGACCTCGCCACCGTCGACGAGGACGGCTACTACTTCATCGTCGACCGCAAGAAGGACCTGATCATCCGGGGCGGCTACAACGTCTACCCGCGGGAGATCGAGGAGGTCCTGTACGAGCACCCCGCCGTGGCCGAGGCCGCCGTCATCGGCATCCCGCACCCCACACTCGGCGAGGAGGTCGCCTCGGCGGTCGCCCTGCGACCGGGAGCTGAGGCGAGCGCGGAGGAACTGCGGGACTTCGTCCGCGACCGGGTGGCGGGGTACAAGTACCCGCGTTGGGTCTGGCTGGTGGACGCTCTCCCGAAGGGGCCCACCGGCAAGATCCTCAAGCGGCAGATAGCCGCCCCCGAGGCCCGCTGA
- a CDS encoding tautomerase family protein: MPMLDVYIPAGAIAPDAERTLMDELTSILLRAEGADPSNAFARQISWLFLHRPEVFVGGATPDKPHYRVIARVPEGQLNGADKKQQLISEVTEAVVRAEGSGDEEAHHRVWVFPLEIPEGHWGASGNASGLGDILGAAIGDAEKGRRVAEYRIAESRQERGVLTA; the protein is encoded by the coding sequence ATGCCCATGCTTGACGTCTACATTCCCGCCGGCGCGATCGCCCCGGACGCCGAACGCACCCTGATGGACGAGCTGACCTCGATCCTGCTGCGCGCCGAGGGCGCCGACCCGTCGAACGCCTTCGCGCGCCAGATCTCCTGGCTCTTCCTGCACCGGCCCGAGGTCTTCGTCGGCGGCGCCACCCCCGACAAGCCGCACTACCGGGTCATAGCCAGGGTGCCGGAGGGGCAACTGAACGGCGCAGACAAGAAGCAGCAGCTCATCTCCGAGGTCACCGAAGCCGTCGTGCGTGCCGAGGGCTCGGGGGACGAGGAGGCCCATCACCGGGTCTGGGTCTTCCCGCTGGAGATTCCCGAGGGCCACTGGGGTGCATCAGGCAACGCCTCTGGCCTCGGCGACATCCTAGGCGCGGCCATCGGCGATGCTGAAAAGGGCCGTCGCGTCGCGGAGTACCGCATCGCCGAGAGCCGCCAGGAACGAGGCGTCCTCACCGCCTGA